The sequence TTGCACGCGACCAGGCCGATCTCGTCGCCAAAAATACCCCAGTGCAAGGCAGCAACATCGATTCCGAATCCCTCAAAAACCTCTACCGCCGCGTGCTCCTCCGCGACCCCGCCCCCCACGAAATCGAAATCGCCTCCACCTTCATTCACGAAGCCGCCGACCTCCAAACCGGCACCCCCTACACCTGGCAATATGGCTTCGCCGAACTTACCCCCGCCAACGCCACCCCTGATGCCCCCATCAAAATCGGCGACTTCACCTCCTTCAAAAACTTCCGTCACACCAAGCAGGACGGCACCCGCTGGCGTGTCAGCGACACCTACCCTGACAAAGAACGGGGTTACCTCACCATGGAACGCGTCAGCAACAATCAAAAACTCGCCGGTCACACTGGACGCGGCAACACGGCCAACATCCTCCGCTGGGTTGCCCCCATCGACACCACCATCCGCATCGTCGCCCCCTTCAAACACAACACCAAAGGCGGCGATGGCATTCAAACCTACATCCACAGCAGCCGCAGCGGCCTCCTCCAGGAAAAACACCTCAAACCCGATCAAGGCCACGAATTTGTTGTTGAAAATCTTCAGGTCAAAACCGGCGACATCATCACCTTCGCCACTACCCGGGGCGGCAACGAATCCAACGACTCCTATCACTGGACCCCACGCATCGAAATTCAAGACACCCCCAACGCCCCCTTCACCCTCTGGACCGACTCCGCCCGCGACTTCCTCAGCCCCGGCAAATGGCCCATCAACCTCCCCCGCCCGCAAACCCCTCTTTCCCAACTCGCCCACGTCCTCATCATCAGCAACGAGTTCCAGTTCGTAGACTGACATAAAGTCGGAAGTGGGAGGTCGGAAGTCGGAAGTTCAGTGAGAAAAACCCCCTCGAAGCCATGGATACGCAATTTCCAAATGAAATGAAAAAACGCACCAAGGCATTTGCGGTGCGCATCATCTCCATGGTTGACACCTTGCCCAAAAAGATGAGCGCCGACGTCATCGGTCGCCAAGTTCTTCGTGCAGCTACGTCAGTAGGTGCAAATTACCGGGCCGCCTACCGCGCCCGCAGCACCGATGAGTTCCGAGCCAAACTCGGCATCGTTGAAGAAGAAGCTGACGAATCCCTTTTTTTTGGATGGAACTCCTTACCGAGTCCGGCCTCGTAAAACCTGACCGCCTCACCGCGCTCAAGAAAGAAGCAGAAGAAATCCTCGCCATAACCGTATCTTCTATCAAGACCTCGCGTTCCAAAAACCCGAAGCGCACCACGAAACCCGCTCGCCCGAACTAGCACTTTCCGACTTCCGACTTCCGACTTCCCACCTCCGACTTCCGACTTCCGACTTTCCCATGTCTCTTCACGATCATTCGCCCAGCCTCGAACACCACTTCCTGACCCGTCGTCAGCTCCTTAACCGTGTCGGTATGGGTTTCGGCTCGCTCGCCCTCGGCAACCTGCTCGCACCCAACTCCGCCCAGGCCGCGCCGCTCAATCCGCTCGCCGTTCGCAGTTCCCAGTTCGCGCCCAAGGCAAAACGCGTCGTCCACCTCTTCATGAACGGTGGCCCCTCCCACGTCGACACCTTCGATCCCAAGCCCATGCTCACCAAGCATGACGGCAAAATGCTCCCCAATCTCCTCAAGACCGAACGCCCCACCGGCGCCGGTCTCGCCTCCCCCTTCAAATTCCAAAAATACGGAAAAAGCGGACTCGAAATCAGCGAACTCTTCACCAACGTCGCCCAGCATTCCGACGACATCTGCGTCATCCGCTCCATGCAGGCCGATGTCCCCAACCACGAGCCCTCCCTCGGCCTCATGAACTGCGGTGAATCCCGTCTCCACCGCCCCAGCCTCGGTTCCTGGGTCAACTACGGCCTCGGCAGCGAAAACCAAAACCTCCCCGGCTACATCGCGATGTGCCCCGGTGGCATGCCCATCCGACGCACCAAAAACTGGCAGTCCGCCTTCCTGCCCAGCGCCTACCAGGGCACCTACATCAACACCAATCACGAAACCGTCGACAAGCTCGTCGAGTTCATCAAAAACCCCACGCTCGACCGCACCCAGCAACGCCGACAGCTCGACCTCCTCACCGAACTCAACGAAGCCCACCTCGCCGCGCGCCAACACGATCAGCAGCTCGAAGCCCGGGTGCAAAGCTACGAACTCGCCTACCGCATGCAGGTCGAAGCCAGCGACGCCTTTGACATCACCAAGGAACCCCAGTGGGTCCACGAAATGTATGGCATCAAAGCCGGCAACGACGGTGCCTTCGCCCGCCAATGCCTCATCGCCCGCCGTCTCCTCGAACGCGGCGTCCGCTTCCTGCAACTCTGGACCGGCGACGGCCAGCCTTGGGATGACCACGACGAGATCCTCGGCCACAAACCACTCGCCGAACGCACCGACAAACCGATCGCGGCCCTGATGACCGACCTGAAAATGCGAGGTCTTTTCGACGAAACGCTCATCATGTGGGGCGGCGAATTCGGCCGCACTCCCGCTGTTGAACTTCCAACTCCCGGCAGCAACGCCGGCAAACAGCGCGGCCGCGACCACAACCACTACGGTTTCACCACCTGGCTCGCTGGCGGCGGAGTCAAAGGCGGTCATGTCCACGGAGCCACCGACGAATTCGGCTTTGCCGCCGTCGAAAATCCTGTTCACGTTCGCGACCTCCACGCCACCATCCTCGCCCTGCTCGGCTTCGACCATTCCACCTTCACCTACCGCTACGCCGGCCTCGACTACCGCCTCACCGGCGTCACCGACGAAGCCAAAGTCATTCGCGACATCATTGCCTAAGGTGACACAGGCTTGCAGCCTGTGGGTCCGGCAGGCATTTTGCCTGCGGAACGAACGTCTCCACGCCAACATCCCCACCCTGCGCAACCAAACCTAACCAAACCAAACAGGCTGCAAGCCTGTCCCACCCACAGGCACAATGCCTGTGTCACTTCCCACCACCCGTCCCATGAAAACCTTCCTCACCACCACCCTTCTCCTCCTCCTCACCCTCCCGGTCTTCGCCGCCGACCCCATCGCCAAAACCGAAATCACCCACGTCGACCCCAAAGCCGCCGCCGCCCTCATCGACGAGAAAAAAGTCACCATCCTCGACGTTCGCACCGATGCCGAATACAAAGACGGCCACCTCGCCAACGCCATCAACCACGACTTCACCGAAGATGACTTCAAGACTCAAATCGACACCCTCGACAAAGAGAAACCTTACCTCATTCATTGTCAGTCCGGTGCCCGCAGCGCCAAGTCCCTCAAAGCTTTCAAGGCCCTCGGCTTCAAACACATCTATCACCTCGACGGCGGCATCAGCGCCTGGAAAGACGCCTCCCTACCCGTCACCAAATAAGTCAAAATCAGTTTTCCTCACGGCGCAAAACGCTTGCTGTTGATCACCCGGAATCGATAACTCGTATCCAGGTTTTCATCGGGTGCCGTATCAGGATCGGCGAAGTCCGGCAGACTTGGGTCCAATGGATCCACATAACGCTCCAGGGTCGTCGACCCACGCATTTCCGACTGCACCGAATCCCGTCCATCCTCCCATTTCGCCCACTCCGTGGCGCTGCTTCCCCGGCTGCGCGAAGCCTGTTGAAGCACCTGCACCCGGTAATGCACGGTGTAGCTGTTCGACTTCGTCGTTAAACGTGGATACAAGGTCGCATACGGTCTCTCCCGTAAATTATCTCCGGTCAGGGCATGTTCCGCCCAAAACAATGGCATGTCGACTGCCTTCAAACCGGGCTTTCCTGGCACACCTTTTGGGATCAGATACACCTCGCAGATCTCACTCGCGGACCTGAAGATCTCATTGTTCGCAAACCTCTCTTCAAACTGCGCGAGCGTTTCTTCTTCTTCGATTTGATAACGATAATTCGTGCCCGTCCCTGACTTGTATCCTCCCACCGCCGTCAACGGCACCGCCCCCACCCTTTCACTCTGCAACAATGCCCGCAAGGCCGTGCTACGCTCAATATAGGTGAACGGCATCAGTTGATAGTTCATGTTGATCTTGCCCGCTGTCGAAAACGGCTCGCTGATCGCATACGGCTCCACCACCGGCATCCAGAACAAGTCCAGCAACAGGTGATCCTTCGGTGACTGACCACCGACATGCACAAAACTGCCCGATGAAGGATCAGGTCGGAACAACAACGTCCTCCAGGCCCGCTCCTCGACCGGTTTGGCCGCCTTGATCTGCGTCGGCAACGACCCAAACATCCCCGCCGACATCACCTGACGATTCGGAGAAAAAAACGTCGGTCCACTCGCCTCATGATCCCAATCATTGGCAAAATAAGGCACCGTTCCCACCGCGTTGTGTCCTTCATCCGGTTTGTTGATGTAGGCCCCATCCGGCGTGATGCCCGTGCCGTGGTCCCAGTCTCCCGAATCACTCCCCCAAAACGGAGTTTTGAACGGCACATCCGGAGAAAACCGCTCATGATAGTTCTGCGAGTTGGAAAGTGACGCCAGCTTGCCCTCCCTCGTCGAATTGAACAGCAAATCATGCCCCTGATATCCCTCCGTAAATGAATGCGCCACCTGATCGGAAGACGTGAAATACTGATGCGGCACAAACACCTCCAGCGGAACTTCCCTCCTCGCTGCCACATGCCGATAGTCGCCATGGACCGGCACCAAGGTTCTCAAGGTGTCCGTATCTCGAAACAATCCGCCAATGTTTTGACGATTCGTCCGGTTCGGAGGACGGGTGATGTAGGCCAGCCTGCCCGCCTTGCCAGCCAACGCAGGCGTTCTCGCAAAAGTCCAAAAATTCTCCCTCGTCGAAGTGAATTCCACATTCTCCCCATTCTTTTCCACATGCCCGGCCATCACCAACGTCGGCGATGGCAATGCTCCGCCGCTCACCTCGCTGGGCTGAAAATCCAAACGAATCGTCTGCACCAAGGCAGCTTCATCCGGCACATAACCTGGCGAATAAGCAGGAATGGAACCGTATTTTTGTGCATAAATTTCCACCCGAATCGGTTCTGTCCCGGTGTATTGCAGAAACATCTGCCTTTCCAATCCGGGCTTGATCGTCACCGGCGCACTCACAAACGGATAGGTGTTGGCCAATGTTGATGAATTCGAATCCTTCGCAATCTCTCCCTCCGCAGACACCCGCAGCGGCACCCCGCGATTCGCCAACGTTACCCTGAATCCATTGGAACCCCCGATCGTCCTCGTGTGCGCAAAGGGCTGCTGATCAATGTGAATCGTCGCACTCGCCGGAAACCCCAAAGATTTGAACCCCACTTCGCCCATGCCTCTCACCTGCAAACCGTCCAATCCGGTGACCCGAATCTGAAAATCCTGATTCAGCGCATTCCACCCCTGCGCCGCAGCAAAAAGCTCCATCAAGAACATCACTTCCACCCGCATCTCGTCCTCCTCCAGCACCCTGCCCGCCAGGGTCCGGTTGGCCATCACATTGCTGGCCAGCTTCGCCTCATCTTCCGGACTTAAGGGTTCACCATCACCATCCACCTGACCGCTGCCATCCGCCGTGCAGATGAAATGCAATCCCACTTCCGAAAGGGTGTTGAAACGCCCAAACCCCATCGTGTCATTGGCAGGAATCGAAAGCGGCGTCACCTGACCGTGACCACGAAGTCCTCCCATCCGGCCATTGCTCGAATTCCTCGTCCGCGCACTGGTGAACTGTTTGCCCATCGTTGGAAACGTCCACGATGCAGGATCATTCTGATTCTGCGGCTCCAGCGTGTCATCAAACAAATTGGTGCTGCGAACATAGTCAAAGATCTGCGTCAAAATCTGATCCCGATCCTCCGGATATTTCGCCGAAAAACTCCCGCCAAACCCCGGAACCGCCGCGCTCGTCAACCGCTGCAAATACCCATAAAGTTCCCGGTTCCGCTCAATCAACTCATAGTCCGCCGTCGGACTGTAGGCATCCGCCCGCTTGAACGAATAGTCCCGCCCATTCGCACGTGCGCAAAAGGCAATCAACCGATCAAATGCCGTCCGGTGAGCCTCATTATCAATCGCATGCAGCGGCCAGATCGAGATCCGCGGTTGATTGAACAAATTCGTCTCCGGCGCACGACTGCTGGCAGTCAAAAAGAACGCACTTCTTTCCAACTCCACCCTCGTGACCCCATTGCCTTCCTGCGAGCCTCTCAATGGATCAAACACCAGCTCATCCACCGACGCATACAAACGGTCAGCATCTACTTCCACCTTCTCAGTCGCGATCACCGTGCCTCCCAGCGATCCCCCCATCTGCACCCTCGATGCTACGTTGCTGATTCCCTCCCGGGTCAAATTCGGAAACACCGCACTCAAATACACCGTCGCAGGATGCCCTGGGTATCGCTGATACTCAAACTGCCCCACCTGCCGCCTGGCGAGCCGCTCTTTTTCAAACGTCGTATTGATCCGCGGCACATCCCAAAACGATCCCGGCACCGGATCATTGCCACTAAGGTTCTCCGCCCACACATCCCCCGCCGCCGTATTGATGTTCACCTTGGTCGATTCATCATCCGTCCAAAACGCCACGCGCCCCACAATCGGATTGTCTGCGGTCGGTGCATGCGCTGCTCCACCGGTCCACCTTGCCTCCCCTGCCGATCCCTCGTTTGGCACTGTCATCTTCCCATCTCGCAACACATACAACCAACGCACCGGCATCGGCAAAGGATTGTCAGTCGCCGCCGCACCAGCCAACGGCACACCGCTCAACGTAAAACCTTTCACCGCAGGCGTTCCTCCCTCAGACAACGCCGCCCCGGCATCCGCTATCGGAAACCGCCGCGTGCCATTCAGATCCATCACCGGCACATTCAGATCCGTGAACAAGGCCGGATTCTCATGCCAGTTGGCTGGCACATCGGCTGCCGCAGAGAAAGGTCCCGCGTCTGGCGTCCACACCATGTGCTCTGCCGAATACAATTTGTAATATGCTTTCGGCGCATTCGAAGGTCCGCCCATCGCCGTTCCAAACGTGCGAATCATCCCCGGCTGTGAAGCCCAGGCCACCCCTGCACCGCTGGTTGTTGCCGCCCGAATTTGCGCCATCACCACATTGGTTGCCGAATCCACCAAATCCCGACTGCGTCCTCCACTTTCTGCAAGCCGGGAGGCCACCGTCTCCGTCCTCACGCTCATAAAAAAAGACAGCACCAATCCACTCACCAGCAGCAGACAGCTCAACACCACCACCAGTGCCACCCCCCTCTCCCGGTTTCCGATGGTCATCTCATCGCGACCCACTCCAGCCAATCCAGTTTTATCAACGTGCTTCATGATCAATAGGGGATTCAACATGATCCCGGTTTTGGTTGTTCCGCTCTCCATGAATGGACAACGAACCTCGCGAACCAGTGCCCTGCAGCACCCACCCGTCACTCTCCGAAGACAGCCACCAATGCGTTCTTTCTCCAAAGTTTAAGACAGATCCGAAGACGACCACAAGAGTAAACGCCTTTAATGGGCGGGCTCAGTGGACAAAATTCCACTAATCATTTGATTACAATTACCCGCATCAAGTGCCGGTGATGCCCTCGAGCCATCCTCCTCACGGGAAGCCTTTTTTGTCCCACCACTCCTCCAATTCATCCGCGCCGAAATCCGCCAGCACCGCATCATCCACCTCAATGCACGGTGCCTTTGTCTGGCCGGTCAGCTCAAGCATCTCCTCACGCGCGTCCGCATCCCGCGTCACATCCAGCTTCTCATAACTCACACCATGTTCGTCAAGCCAGTCAATGGCTTCGTCACACCAGGGACAGCCAGGTTTGATAAAAAGTCGGACACTCATGCTCATCAGTTTCAAATAACGTTTCACGTTTCCCCACAGGTCGTGAAATTCCTCACTTTTCTCCAGCCTCTTTTCCCTTACCCCTTATCTGAACTCCAGCACCATCTTGCCCTTCGCCGTGTTGCTTTCGATCAACTCATGCGCCCGCTTCAGGTTCGCCGCATTGATCTCCCCCAGATGCTCCCCAAACGTCGTGCGCAAAACTCCCGCATCCACCAAATCCGCCGCTTCATTCAGCATCTCATGCTGCCTCACCATGTCCGCCGTCTGAAACAACGACCGCGTAAACATCAGCTCCCAATGCAACGAAAGCGCCTTGCGCTTCAGCAACTTCACATCAAACACCGCCGGATCATCGATCAACGCCAGATTCCCAAACGGCGCCAGCGACTCCACAATTTCCCCGATATGCTGATCCGTGTGAGTCAACCCCGCCACATGCGTCACCGAATCGATGCCCACCCGCTTCAGTTCCTGCGACAACGGCTTGCGATGATCAATCACCTCATGCGCCCCCAGCTCCTTCACCCACGCCTGTGTCTCCTCCCGCGAAGCCGTGCCAATCACCTTCAACCCCGTCAACCGCCGCGCCAGTTGCGTCAAAATCGAACCCACCCCACCCGCCGCTCCGACAATCAAAAGCGACTGCCCATGATCCTCTCGATCTTTCGGAATCCGCAACCGGTCAAACAACAGCTCCCAAGCCGTGATCGTCGTTAAAGGCAACGCCGCCGCATGGGCAAAATCCAACGACTTCGGCTTCCTGCCCGCAATCCGCTCATCCACCACATGCAGCTCCGAATTCGTCCCCGGCCGCGCGATGCTGCCCGCATACCAAACTTCATCCCCCGGTTTAAAAAGCGTCACCTCATCCCCCACCGCCACCACCACGCCCGCCGCATCATAACCCAACACCGCGATCTCGCCCTCCGCCGGCTCCGCCCGTTTGCGCTGCTTCGCATCCACCGGATTCACCGACACCGCCTTCACCTGCACCAGCAAATCCCGTCCCTTCGCCACCGGATCAGGCAAGGTCACATCCAACAGGCAATCCGGATCACTCACCGGTAACGAACGACGATATCCAACAGCTTTCATGGTAACGAGAGATACGCGCCAACCGTTTAAATGATCCGGTCTTTCAACGGTTCCCCCTGCAAATAGCGCCGGAAGTTGCCGAGGAAATGCCGCACCAAAGTGCCCGCCTCATCCCGATGCCCACCCGCCGTGTGCGGCGTGATGAAACAATTTTCCAAAGTCCACAAAGGATGCTCATCGGGCAGCGGCTCAGGCACCGTCACATCCAGCCACGCCGCTTCCAACGGACCATTTTTCAGCGCTGCATAAAGCGCCCCCTGATCCACCGTCGTGCCGCGCCCGATGTTGTAGAAAACCGACCCCTCCTTGCAGCGCCCAAAGCGCGACGCATCAAAATAATTCACCGACTCCGCATTGTCCGGCAGGATGTTGATCACGTGATCCGCCAGCGGCAACTCCTCCCCTACCGCCTCCAAAGTCACCACCTTCACCTCCTCATCGCCCCGTGGCTGACGCCGCACCGCAATCACCTCCATATCGAAAGGCTTCAACAGCTCCACCACCCGCGCCGCGATCGAACCATAACCCAAAATCAGCACCTTCTGTCCAGGCCCCAGCACCGCCGACTGCTGCCGCAACGCATTCCACTCCGACGCTCCATTCGCCACCCGGGACTTCAATCCCATCGGCAGCTTCCGCGCATGTGCCAGCATGAACGCCACGACGTGCTGCGCACAAGCCTCCGCATACACTGACGAACTGTTCGTCACCAACAACCCCCGCGACTTCGCGAACTCACGAAATTCCGCCGTGTCATATCGCGTGAACCCCGCCGAGCTAACTTGAATCCACTTCAACTTCTCCGACTCATACACGCTCTGCAAATCCGGCTGGCCAAACGCAATGTCAGCCAGACCAAACGACGGATCCTTGTCCGCCTTCGCCAGCACCGACGTCACCGGTTTGTCCGGCAGCAAAATCTCATGCGGGGCCACCCCCTCCTTCAACAAGGCAAGAACCTGCGGAGCCAAAAGCGTGTCGGAAAAAATCTTGAGAGCGTTCATGTCTCGTCACCATCAAAGAAATTCACCCTCAATCAAGCCAAGCCGACAGCAAATTGCACTTCGCTGACACCTCCGCTCTCTTGATCCTTTCGCTTGTCACCGGGCAAACGCTGGCAATGGTGAGCTACGTCATGTTCCGGACAACACCCCTTCTCCTCTCCGCCCTCAGCGCCATCGGCATCGCGGCGCTCCTCAGCAGCTGTGGCACTCTCAAAAAGCTGCCCTCTGTCAGCATCAACGTTCCCTTCATCGGTGACGATTCGGCCTCCCCCGGCAACGATCCCTTCATTCCCTACGACATTCGTCAAAAACTCACCCCCGGCCACACCCTCGACGTTGACATCTACACCGGCCAGCGCTCTCCTGATCGCATCTTCAGCGGCAACGTGCTCATTGATCCAGAAGGCAACGGCGACTTCGGTAAAATCGGCAAAACCCGCCTGGCCGGACTCGATGCCACCCAGGCCGTCCGCGCCATCAGTTCCCTCTTCAACGCTCAGCGCGGCGACAAAATCCTCAACGTGCAGTTGAAAAACATCGAAGACCTCCCGCTCCTCACCATCAACGGCTCCGTCAAACAACCCGCCGTCGTGCGCTGGTTCGACACCGCCTCCCCCATCAACATCCTTCCGTATGTTGGCGGTCGCATCGGTGATGGCTCCGCCGTTTATATCACTCGCGAAGGTCGCCGCCGCTTCTACCCCAACCTGCAAGCCGCCGCCAGCAGCGGCACGCTCATGGCAGGGGACATCGTGACCTATACCAGCGACCTTTAATTCGCCCCATGCCCAGCAACTTCGACCGCTATTCCCCCCCTCGCAACGAGTCCAGTCTCGCTGCCTCCCTCGGCCTCTTTCTCCTGCGCTTTGGTGCCGGATTTGTGCTCTTTTACGTCGAAGGCTGGAACTTCGCCATCCGCGTCTGGCAACATCTCTGGCACGGAGCCCCCTGGGGTTTTATCGACACCATCGCCAATGCAAGTCTGCCTCTTCCCAAAATCCTCGCGGTGGTCATGGCCGTCGTCATCGTCCTGAGCTCCGTCAGTTGGATGCTTGGCTTCGTCACCCGCTTTGCCTCGGTGATCCTCCTTCCCGTCATGGCCTTGGCGGTCCTCATCTCCAACCGCACCGGCATCAGCACCCCCACCGCCGAAGCCGCTGCCCTCTATTTTTTCATCGCCCTCTGCCTGCTGATCAGCGGTCCCGGCTGGTGCTCCCTCGACGCCCTGTTCAAGATGCGCCGCGGCAAAAAGTCCATTTATGTCTGAGCCCAAGCCTGAGCGTGAGTCCCTCCGCATCCTGGCGGTCGACCCGGCCTTGCGCAATACCGGCTACGCCCTCCTCCAGCGCGACGGCAAAACCATCACGTCCATCACCTATGGCGTGATCCAAAATCCCGCCAAACTCCTGCCCTCCGGCTGCCTCGTCGCCATCCGCGAAAAACTCAACGAGCTCATCGTCGAATTTCGCCCCACCGAGTGCGCCATCGAGTCCACCATCTTCGTCCAAAGCTATCGCACCGCCATCACCCTCGGTGCCGTGCGCGGAGCCGTTCTCATCGCCGCCGCCGAACACGGACTCCCCATCTACGACTACGCCCCCCGTGAGGTCAAACAAGCCGCCGTTGGCAAAGGCGCAGCCGACAAAACCCAGGTCGCCTTCATGATGCGCTCCATCCTGCGTCTTCGTGAAACCCCTCCCCCCGACGCCGCCGATGCCCTCGCCGTCGGACTCGCCCATCTCCAAGCCTCGTCCGCCGGCCTTGCCACCAACCGCGACCGCCAGAGAGCGTGAAAAAGTTCTTGGTTCCTTGTTCTTGGTTCTTGGTTTGGGAATGACCGGCGGAATAACCAAGAACTAAGAACCAAGAACCAAGAACTCGACTCTTACCTTTTCAACAAACTCTCCGCGTGCGCCTTCGCACTATCGCTCTTCCCGCCCAACATCCGCGCCAGCTCCTCCACCCGGTCCGCATCCCGAACCTCCTGCAACGTCGACCGAGTGCGCTGATCTTGAAGCTCCTTGCTCACCACAAAATGCCGGTCCGCCAATGACGCCAGCTGTGGCATGTGCGTGATCGCAATGATCTGATGTCGCTCCGCAATCGACGCCATCTTGCGTCCCACCGCCCCCGCGATGTTGCCACCCACGTTCGAGTCAATCTCGTCGAACACCATCAGCGCAATCGCATCCTGCTTCGCCAGCGCACTCTTCACCGCCAGCAACACCCGCGACATCTCGCCCGACGACGCCGTCAACCGCAACGGCTTCTTCGGCTCGCCCACGTTTGGTGCAAAAACAAAATCCACCTCCTCCAAACCATCCACCCCCGGCACCTCGCGCGGCAACAACTGCACCTCAAATACCGCCTGCTGAAATCCCAGATCCACCAAATGCGCCGCGATGTCCTTGGCCAGCAACGGAGCCGACTTGCGTCTTGCCGCCGAAAGCTCCTTGCCCGCCTTCCCCACTTCCTTCAAAGCCTTCTGCACCAGCGCCGCCAGTTTCTCCAGCTCCTCGCCCCGGTTCTCCATCCGCGCCAGTCGACCCGCTGCCTGCTCGCGAAACTCCAACACCGCTTTCACATCCGCCCCATACTTGCGCTTCAGCGTTTGAATCACATGAATGCGCTGCTCCAACGTGTCCAGCTCACCTGGTTCAAACTCAATGCCCGCCGCATAATCCCGCACCGCATCCTCCATCTCCTGCAACTCAATCTGCGCCGAAGAAAACCCCGAGAACGTCTCCGCCAACTGCGGATCAAACTTCTCCAGTTCATGCATCATGCGTGAGATCTCGCGCAATTCGGATAACACACTGTGCGGCCCCTCAGCCAGCCGCTCCACAATTCCATTCCCCAGCTCCACCACGCGCGTGCTGTTCGCCGCCAGCCGATGCCTCGTTTCGATCTCCTCCTCCTCACCCGGCTGCAACTGTGCCTCATCAATGTCCGCAATCTGAAACCGCAGCATGTCGATCTCCTGCGCACTGGCCCGCTCGGAATTTGCCAGCTCATCATGCTCCACCGACGCCTTGCG comes from Phragmitibacter flavus and encodes:
- a CDS encoding four helix bundle protein, which encodes MKKRTKAFAVRIISMVDTLPKKMSADVIGRQVLRAATSVGANYRAAYRARSTDEFRAKLGIVEEEADESLFFGWNSLPSPAS
- a CDS encoding DUF1501 domain-containing protein is translated as MSLHDHSPSLEHHFLTRRQLLNRVGMGFGSLALGNLLAPNSAQAAPLNPLAVRSSQFAPKAKRVVHLFMNGGPSHVDTFDPKPMLTKHDGKMLPNLLKTERPTGAGLASPFKFQKYGKSGLEISELFTNVAQHSDDICVIRSMQADVPNHEPSLGLMNCGESRLHRPSLGSWVNYGLGSENQNLPGYIAMCPGGMPIRRTKNWQSAFLPSAYQGTYINTNHETVDKLVEFIKNPTLDRTQQRRQLDLLTELNEAHLAARQHDQQLEARVQSYELAYRMQVEASDAFDITKEPQWVHEMYGIKAGNDGAFARQCLIARRLLERGVRFLQLWTGDGQPWDDHDEILGHKPLAERTDKPIAALMTDLKMRGLFDETLIMWGGEFGRTPAVELPTPGSNAGKQRGRDHNHYGFTTWLAGGGVKGGHVHGATDEFGFAAVENPVHVRDLHATILALLGFDHSTFTYRYAGLDYRLTGVTDEAKVIRDIIA
- a CDS encoding rhodanese-like domain-containing protein, yielding MKTFLTTTLLLLLTLPVFAADPIAKTEITHVDPKAAAALIDEKKVTILDVRTDAEYKDGHLANAINHDFTEDDFKTQIDTLDKEKPYLIHCQSGARSAKSLKAFKALGFKHIYHLDGGISAWKDASLPVTK
- the vccA gene encoding Verru_Chthon cassette protein A, whose protein sequence is MKHVDKTGLAGVGRDEMTIGNRERGVALVVVLSCLLLVSGLVLSFFMSVRTETVASRLAESGGRSRDLVDSATNVVMAQIRAATTSGAGVAWASQPGMIRTFGTAMGGPSNAPKAYYKLYSAEHMVWTPDAGPFSAAADVPANWHENPALFTDLNVPVMDLNGTRRFPIADAGAALSEGGTPAVKGFTLSGVPLAGAAATDNPLPMPVRWLYVLRDGKMTVPNEGSAGEARWTGGAAHAPTADNPIVGRVAFWTDDESTKVNINTAAGDVWAENLSGNDPVPGSFWDVPRINTTFEKERLARRQVGQFEYQRYPGHPATVYLSAVFPNLTREGISNVASRVQMGGSLGGTVIATEKVEVDADRLYASVDELVFDPLRGSQEGNGVTRVELERSAFFLTASSRAPETNLFNQPRISIWPLHAIDNEAHRTAFDRLIAFCARANGRDYSFKRADAYSPTADYELIERNRELYGYLQRLTSAAVPGFGGSFSAKYPEDRDQILTQIFDYVRSTNLFDDTLEPQNQNDPASWTFPTMGKQFTSARTRNSSNGRMGGLRGHGQVTPLSIPANDTMGFGRFNTLSEVGLHFICTADGSGQVDGDGEPLSPEDEAKLASNVMANRTLAGRVLEEDEMRVEVMFLMELFAAAQGWNALNQDFQIRVTGLDGLQVRGMGEVGFKSLGFPASATIHIDQQPFAHTRTIGGSNGFRVTLANRGVPLRVSAEGEIAKDSNSSTLANTYPFVSAPVTIKPGLERQMFLQYTGTEPIRVEIYAQKYGSIPAYSPGYVPDEAALVQTIRLDFQPSEVSGGALPSPTLVMAGHVEKNGENVEFTSTRENFWTFARTPALAGKAGRLAYITRPPNRTNRQNIGGLFRDTDTLRTLVPVHGDYRHVAARREVPLEVFVPHQYFTSSDQVAHSFTEGYQGHDLLFNSTREGKLASLSNSQNYHERFSPDVPFKTPFWGSDSGDWDHGTGITPDGAYINKPDEGHNAVGTVPYFANDWDHEASGPTFFSPNRQVMSAGMFGSLPTQIKAAKPVEERAWRTLLFRPDPSSGSFVHVGGQSPKDHLLLDLFWMPVVEPYAISEPFSTAGKINMNYQLMPFTYIERSTALRALLQSERVGAVPLTAVGGYKSGTGTNYRYQIEEEETLAQFEERFANNEIFRSASEICEVYLIPKGVPGKPGLKAVDMPLFWAEHALTGDNLRERPYATLYPRLTTKSNSYTVHYRVQVLQQASRSRGSSATEWAKWEDGRDSVQSEMRGSTTLERYVDPLDPSLPDFADPDTAPDENLDTSYRFRVINSKRFAP
- a CDS encoding glutaredoxin family protein yields the protein MSVRLFIKPGCPWCDEAIDWLDEHGVSYEKLDVTRDADAREEMLELTGQTKAPCIEVDDAVLADFGADELEEWWDKKGFP
- a CDS encoding zinc-binding alcohol dehydrogenase family protein, yielding MKAVGYRRSLPVSDPDCLLDVTLPDPVAKGRDLLVQVKAVSVNPVDAKQRKRAEPAEGEIAVLGYDAAGVVVAVGDEVTLFKPGDEVWYAGSIARPGTNSELHVVDERIAGRKPKSLDFAHAAALPLTTITAWELLFDRLRIPKDREDHGQSLLIVGAAGGVGSILTQLARRLTGLKVIGTASREETQAWVKELGAHEVIDHRKPLSQELKRVGIDSVTHVAGLTHTDQHIGEIVESLAPFGNLALIDDPAVFDVKLLKRKALSLHWELMFTRSLFQTADMVRQHEMLNEAADLVDAGVLRTTFGEHLGEINAANLKRAHELIESNTAKGKMVLEFR
- a CDS encoding D-2-hydroxyacid dehydrogenase — encoded protein: MNALKIFSDTLLAPQVLALLKEGVAPHEILLPDKPVTSVLAKADKDPSFGLADIAFGQPDLQSVYESEKLKWIQVSSAGFTRYDTAEFREFAKSRGLLVTNSSSVYAEACAQHVVAFMLAHARKLPMGLKSRVANGASEWNALRQQSAVLGPGQKVLILGYGSIAARVVELLKPFDMEVIAVRRQPRGDEEVKVVTLEAVGEELPLADHVINILPDNAESVNYFDASRFGRCKEGSVFYNIGRGTTVDQGALYAALKNGPLEAAWLDVTVPEPLPDEHPLWTLENCFITPHTAGGHRDEAGTLVRHFLGNFRRYLQGEPLKDRII